Genomic DNA from Niabella ginsenosidivorans:
CCACGCGATTGCATATCTGTTTCATTACTGATGCGGATGCCATCGATAAAAATGGCGATGCCAAAAGAATTATTAACGGCACTAAAACCATCCGCAGCTGTCCTTAATGTAATGGTTTGAGGTGTCTGTAGATTCGGCGGCTGCGTTTTCTTACCAGGTAATGCATTTATTATATCCGCCAGAGAAAATGCCTGCAACTGCCGTATGGCCTCTTCATCAAACACGATTGATGAAGCAGAATTCTGGTTTTTAACTACGCTTGTTACAACAACATTATTAAGGGTTAAACTCAGGTTTTGTAATATTATTTTTAAAATAAGCGGATAATTTTCGCGCCTTACAATTACTGTTTCGGCAGCTTTATTTATAAAGGAAGCCTGCAGCTCAATACTGTCGTAATTCAGCAGCGTTGCCGGAAACTCAAACTCACCTTTTGCGTTGGTGTTACGTGAAGCTATTTCAACATTATCGACGCTTAGCTTTACTGTTGCAAATTGTATGGGTTTTCCCTGTGTATCTTCCACTACTCCTTGTAAACCATTGCCATTCTGCGCATTCACTCCTGAAACTGCACTTGCTGTAATTAAAAGCCAGATACAGAAATATTTAGCGATAGTTTTGCCCATTTTCAGAACGCAAAAGTACCCTACCTTTTCACTTTGTATTTACGAAATGCGGAAAAATTTGTAGCAGGGTGGAATATTAATTGCGGGTGCGCCAATGTTTATCAACCACACCTTTATTGTTATGGCTTTTAGCTTTTTTCTGCAAATTTCTTATTGGACTGGCGTTAAGCGCCCGGCTCTTTATTCATCTGCATCGCCCAGCTGAAAATTGAGCTGCGGCTTGTTGGGATCAAGATCTACTTTTTCCGGTGTTGTTCCAAAGCGGGCTACATTATTCCCCGGCGTACGGTCAATAAGTTTTAAATATGGGTCAATACCTGCCTTTACCGGTTGCTGATGAACAGTAAATATAAATGTCTGCTCCGGCTGAACCATTTTTATCCGTTGTAGTATCAATGGATTTTCATTTCCGTTTGCCTTCTTTTCTGCAAATACACCGATATCCATATAATCATTTACCGCGGCCCTTTTTTGCTTACCCACGCTGTCTGCATAAAACTTTGCAGACCCGACGGTGAGCGTTACTTTATAGCTACCGTCCGGCAGCTTTTTATAATCCAGGGCCTTTACATAATTTTCATAGATCGTTATTTTCTCAAACAGGTCGCTGACCAGGTATTGCAGGCTGTCCGGGGTTGCTTTTTTTAAATCATTCACCAATTCAACGGAATTGGTATATAAAGGTCCGTAATATCGGTTCTTATTAATATAAGCCCTCAGTGCATTGTTCAATGCCTCTTCTCCTATAAAGTCCTTAAGCGCGTACAGGACCACGCTTCCTTTATTATAATGAATATACTGTTGGTTCTCACAAAGCATCAGCGGTAGCTCCCCTTTTCCTTCCAGGGTGCGGCCCCGCAAATAATGATCCATTTCCCTTTTCAGGAACCGGCGCATACCATCTTTACCATATTCCTTTTCCATAACCATCAGAGCGCTGTACTGGCTCATGGTTTCGCTCATGAGCACGCTGCCCTGCACATCGCCGCCAATTACCTGGTGCGCCCACCATTGATGCGCTACTTCATGAGCTGTTACATAAAAAGGCAGGTCTATCTTTCCGGGGCCTTCTTTTACTTTTAAAATAAAACCGATATCTTCTGAATAAGGAATGGTGTTTGGGAATGACTGCGCATATTGCCGGTAGCGCGGAAATTCTATGATGCGCACCTGCCGGTGCTGGTAAGGCCCGAAGTTTTTTGTATAATAATCCAGCGATCTTTTCACACTTTTGATCATCCGGTCCAGGTTGTATTCATGGCCCTGCTGGTAGCAGATCTCAATAGCCACACCGTTCCAATGATCTTTTTTTACCCGGTAGGCAGCGCTGAGGAAGGAGTAAAAATTCAGAATGGGGCTGTCCATCCGGTACTGGTAATAATGCCGCCCTCCGGCTTTCCATTCTTTTTGCAGGTAACCGGGCGCAAGGGCGATCTGGCCCTCATCGGTACTGACAGTCGCTTCAAAACGGATCCAGTCTGCATCATGAGAAATATAATTATACCTCCTTGCCAAAGTATCATCTACTTTTGCCATACGGGCTTTGGGCGGAAGCCCATAATCTTTGCGGGCCTTGTTCTCACCCAGTTCCAGCCTTGGGTCGTACCCAATCATCGGGAACAATGCATTGCTGATAAAAGTACCGTTGCTGACCACTTCTGAATGGATCCGGTCCAATAACCCGCGCGGGCTGTATACTACATCAAATCTATACACGATACTATCTCCCGGCTGAAGCGGCTGCTGTAAACGGAACAATTGCACGCCGTATTCCTGATCATTTGAAATAAGGGTTGCCGGAACCTGCAGCCAGGATTTTAAAAAACGGAACCTGCTTTTTTTGCCGGCTTCGTATTTTATATAAACAGTGTCGATGGGTTGACCTATTTTATTCTTTAATGTATAAAGGCCGCGGGCATGAAAACTTTTAGACTTTGTAAACAACTCCACATCAACAGTAACCGATACGATCCTGGGCTGCGCCATCCCTTCATATCTTTTATAACGCTTTTCAAATGCTGCCTGCAGCCCCTGCTGCACTTTGGGAGTGGATGCATCCTGCAGAATGTTCTGCTGATAAAAAATAAAGGCGCCGGTTCCTGCCGTAATCAATACCAATAGCGCCAATAATAGCCGGAAGCGAAATGTATTTGCTTCTTTTGACAGTCGCCATCTTGCCTTCAGCGATCTTTCTTTTCCGCGGGGGTACAATAAAATACCCAACATGCACAAAAGCCCGGTCATCCCCATCCAGTAAACACGGAAAAAGGGCCAGTTGATAAAATCGCCTCCGAAACCATTCATATCAGAATACGGTCTCATATCGCCGTTGCCATTAAAATCATAAAGATCCCCATTCCATTGCAAGAAAGAAAAAACGATCGGGAGCAACAGGATGGGAACCAGTGAAAGAAAGAAACCAAGGTACTTGTCGGTAGTAAAGCACTGGATGGCCAGACAGGCACCTATAATTACGATTCCTTCAAAAAAATCCCGGATCACGGCAACCACATACTGCCAGAGATCAACCGTACCGGATCCGGCATACAGCTGAAGCAGTATTCCCGTAAGCGCTGCTATGGCATAAAGCACCAACAGGACGAGCGATAAAGCCATGAGCCGGGACAGGAATAACAGGGAATTGCTTACCGGCGTTACACCGATGAGTTCATCCATTTTTGTTTCCTTATTCCTCCATATAACAGTGCCTGCTGAAAAGATAAGAAAGATCATTCCAAAGAACGGAAAGATGCCCATCACCATAGAAACGATCGTATGCGTAACCAGGTAGGTAGGCGCATCTGAGAACAGATCATTCAAGCGGACGGTGAGCACCAGCATGCCCAGGCACAATAAAAGAATGATAAAGAAAAAAGGCTTTTTCAGGGCCTTCCGGAATTCAAACCGGGTAAGGTGCAGGAGGCGCACCCACCGGCTGTTGCCCGAAAGGTTCTGCATAACCTTGGGGAGCCTGTCATATTTTTTTGCGGGATCAGCATTCCAATCTGCTTCGCTGGCCCTTTTGAAAAAACGCAGCGGCTGCAGGTATTGTGAAAAGTTAAACCCGGTATACCCTACTATACAAATAACAACAGCAACACCGATCCACAGCAGGCGGTTATAAAGCAATACACCGGTAAGCGGGATCAGGTTATTATTTTTTTCCTGTGGTGTCCAGTAGGCGGTTATATAACGAAAAGCTTTTTCACCCAACGGATCAAGCATTGCAGCAAGCATTTTATGATCCATATCTTCTCCAATGGCACCGGATGCCACAAGAACCACCATAAAAATGATCGCAAATATATAGGAGGCCATGGTGCTCCTGAGAAAGGTGGTCAGCGAAAAAAAGATCGTACCCAGCAATATGATATTAGGCAGGGTAAATAACAAAAAGGGCTGCAAATAATTCATCAGCTTAAAAGGCCCTACGCCGGGCTTCCCCACGCATAACAATGTGCCGGTAAGATATCCCAGGGCCAGACCGGAAAATACAAATACAGCTACCGCCAGCGAACCGGACAGGCGCCCCCAGAAATAACCGGCTTTTGAAATGGGTTTTGTAAAGAACAGCGGATATATGTTGTACTGATAATCTTTCTGAATGGCTGTGCCTGCAATTGAAATAAGAATAATGCATACCAGTATGCTGAAAATATTGCCACCGGTGCCAATGAGCACGCCGGCTACGGATGCAGCAGAATTAATGGTAACGTTACTGTCTGATTTTGCAGTAGCAAAGAAGCCGCCGCTTGCCAGCCCAATCAGCAGTGTCAGTAGGAACAGGATCCCAAAATAAATATAGGTAGCCGGTTTCTTAAAGCCGGTCTTTAGTTCAAAGGAGCAGATTTCTTTAAACATAGCAGCTTAGTTGGTGGCAATGGTTGAAAAATATACGTCTTCCAGCCCGGCCGTTACCGGATCAAAACCCTCTTCCGGCCGGTCATCCGACAATACATGGATAATGAGCTTCCCTTCTGAAATGTATTGCGAGATCACTTTGAATTGTTCCATATATTGTTTCAATGCCGTTTTTTCAATCACCTTCCGCCATATCCTTCCCTGGAAGGCTTCTACTGTTTTTGCAGGCGTTCCCTCCAGCAATATCCTTCCCTTATTCATTACCACCATTTTATTACAAAGCGTTCTCACATCTTCCACAATATGGGTGGAAAGAATCACAATCACCTGCTCGCCGATCTCGCTTAAAATATTATAAAAGCGATTGCGCTCCATGGGATCCAGACCCGCGGTAGGCTCATCAACGATCACCAGCCGCGGATTCCCCAGCAGGGCCTGTGCTATTCCAAAACGCTGGCGCATGCCACCGGAATATTCGCTCAGGTTCCGCCTGCGGGTTTCATATAAATTGGTCTGCTGCAGTAATGCGTCTACTATATCATTACGTTCCGCCCTGTCAGTAATGCCTTTTAATACCGCAAAATGATGCAAAAGATCCAGCGCAGTCACCCGCGGGTAAAAACCAAAATCCTGAGGCAAATAGCCCAATACCTTTCTTAACGCAGCTTTTTGGTTCAGTACATCAATATCGCCCAAATGAATACTGCCGCTGTCCGGATCCTGTAGTGTGGCGATGGTACGCATCAGGGTGCTCTTTCCGGCGCCGTTGGGCCCTAAAAGACCAAACATACCCTTGTCAATGGTAAGATGGATATTCTCAAGCGCTTTTAATGTGCCCCTGTAGGTTTTACTTAAATTGCGGATCTGTAGTTGCATCGGTCAGTTATTTTTTAGCTTTTCCGTAAAATAACTGAAAAAAATGAAAGCGCCTTAAAGATTTAGAAAAACAGGATACCTTTACAAAAAATTGAAATGGCTGAATATTCTATGGGCGAAGCGTTGAATGAGTTTTTAAATAAAAGCCGGATAAAAGGAGATATCCAGGCTTTGCGCATTGATGCCATATGGGAGGAGATCATGGGAAAAACAATTGCGCGTTATACAGATAAACTACAGATCATCGGAGAAAGGCTGATCATCTCCACTACTGTTGCCCCGCTGAAAAATGAACTGCTTTACCAGCGCGATAAGATCATCCGCCGGGTAAACGAGGCATTGGGACAAAACGTAATCAAAGAAGTGGTTATAAAATAACTATTACGGCCAGTGGCTTATAAGCGATGCTCTGCTATCTCCGCACCCTTGGATCAAACACCCCGTACAGGACATCGGCAACAATATTCATAAGCACAAAAAACGCAGCAGAGATCAGCACCGAGCCCATTACCACCGGGTAGTCCAGTTTGTCCAGGGCATCTACGGTAACCTTCCCGATCCCCTGCCATCCAAAAATATATTCCACAAAGAAAGCCCCGGCCAGCAGCTCGGCAAACCAGCCGGTAACCGCGGTTATAACAGGGTTCAATGCATTTTTTAAAGCATGCTTCCAGATGACGGCCCGTTTCTTCAGTCCCTTGGCATAGGCCGTGCGGATATAATCCTGGTCCAGCACATCCAGCATGGAACTTCTTGTAAGCTGGGTAATGATGGCCAGCGGGCGGATGCCCAATGTAAGGGCTGGAAGGATCAGGTTCTTCAGCGTCAGTGTCCTATGCCCCGTTACCGGATCAATATCAAACCAGTTGCCTGTAATATGCAAACCGGTGTATTTGGTCAGCACAAACCCGAAGACATAGGCAATAATGATCCCCATAAAAAAGGACGGGGCAGAAATGCCTACGATACTTGAAAAGATGGCTGTTGTGTCCAGCCAGGAGTTTTGCCGCACCGCAGCCACCACACCCAGGGGAATGCCGGCCGCTACTGCGAATGCCATTGCGGCGATCGTCAGCAGGATCGTTCCAGGCAATGCTTCCATCAGGATGCTTCCCACATTGCGTTTTGTCTGGTAAGAACGCCGGAGGTAAGGGATTTTAAACGCCAGTTTTTTTTCACCACCGATAAAAATCCCCTTCAGCCCTTTGGAGGCGATCTCCTCTTTATTGTGAATGGCAATGGGAGAAACATCGTTGATATAAAGCACAAACTGTTTCCATTTTGGCTGATCCAGGTATAATTCTTTGCGGATATTTTCCTGCGTTTTTTTATCGCCGGTCTGCCCCATTATGAGGCGCGATGGATCGCCGAAACCCTGGAACAGGAAGAACACCAGCATGACCACACCGGCCATTACCAGTATGCTGTACCCGATCTTTTTTAAGATATACTGAATCAATGTCTTTAATTTATTGAGCTGTTATATCTGTTAAATGATTAATTTAATATGCTCCCGCTGAATACGCTGATTGCTCATTTACCGTTCTGCAAAAATCTGTGCTCCTGATTTCCGGAACTGCGGGAATTCCACC
This window encodes:
- a CDS encoding ABC transporter ATP-binding protein, whose product is MQLQIRNLSKTYRGTLKALENIHLTIDKGMFGLLGPNGAGKSTLMRTIATLQDPDSGSIHLGDIDVLNQKAALRKVLGYLPQDFGFYPRVTALDLLHHFAVLKGITDRAERNDIVDALLQQTNLYETRRRNLSEYSGGMRQRFGIAQALLGNPRLVIVDEPTAGLDPMERNRFYNILSEIGEQVIVILSTHIVEDVRTLCNKMVVMNKGRILLEGTPAKTVEAFQGRIWRKVIEKTALKQYMEQFKVISQYISEGKLIIHVLSDDRPEEGFDPVTAGLEDVYFSTIATN
- a CDS encoding ABC transporter permease/M1 family aminopeptidase translates to MFKEICSFELKTGFKKPATYIYFGILFLLTLLIGLASGGFFATAKSDSNVTINSAASVAGVLIGTGGNIFSILVCIILISIAGTAIQKDYQYNIYPLFFTKPISKAGYFWGRLSGSLAVAVFVFSGLALGYLTGTLLCVGKPGVGPFKLMNYLQPFLLFTLPNIILLGTIFFSLTTFLRSTMASYIFAIIFMVVLVASGAIGEDMDHKMLAAMLDPLGEKAFRYITAYWTPQEKNNNLIPLTGVLLYNRLLWIGVAVVICIVGYTGFNFSQYLQPLRFFKRASEADWNADPAKKYDRLPKVMQNLSGNSRWVRLLHLTRFEFRKALKKPFFFIILLLCLGMLVLTVRLNDLFSDAPTYLVTHTIVSMVMGIFPFFGMIFLIFSAGTVIWRNKETKMDELIGVTPVSNSLLFLSRLMALSLVLLVLYAIAALTGILLQLYAGSGTVDLWQYVVAVIRDFFEGIVIIGACLAIQCFTTDKYLGFFLSLVPILLLPIVFSFLQWNGDLYDFNGNGDMRPYSDMNGFGGDFINWPFFRVYWMGMTGLLCMLGILLYPRGKERSLKARWRLSKEANTFRFRLLLALLVLITAGTGAFIFYQQNILQDASTPKVQQGLQAAFEKRYKRYEGMAQPRIVSVTVDVELFTKSKSFHARGLYTLKNKIGQPIDTVYIKYEAGKKSRFRFLKSWLQVPATLISNDQEYGVQLFRLQQPLQPGDSIVYRFDVVYSPRGLLDRIHSEVVSNGTFISNALFPMIGYDPRLELGENKARKDYGLPPKARMAKVDDTLARRYNYISHDADWIRFEATVSTDEGQIALAPGYLQKEWKAGGRHYYQYRMDSPILNFYSFLSAAYRVKKDHWNGVAIEICYQQGHEYNLDRMIKSVKRSLDYYTKNFGPYQHRQVRIIEFPRYRQYAQSFPNTIPYSEDIGFILKVKEGPGKIDLPFYVTAHEVAHQWWAHQVIGGDVQGSVLMSETMSQYSALMVMEKEYGKDGMRRFLKREMDHYLRGRTLEGKGELPLMLCENQQYIHYNKGSVVLYALKDFIGEEALNNALRAYINKNRYYGPLYTNSVELVNDLKKATPDSLQYLVSDLFEKITIYENYVKALDYKKLPDGSYKVTLTVGSAKFYADSVGKQKRAAVNDYMDIGVFAEKKANGNENPLILQRIKMVQPEQTFIFTVHQQPVKAGIDPYLKLIDRTPGNNVARFGTTPEKVDLDPNKPQLNFQLGDADE
- a CDS encoding ABC transporter permease translates to MIQYILKKIGYSILVMAGVVMLVFFLFQGFGDPSRLIMGQTGDKKTQENIRKELYLDQPKWKQFVLYINDVSPIAIHNKEEIASKGLKGIFIGGEKKLAFKIPYLRRSYQTKRNVGSILMEALPGTILLTIAAMAFAVAAGIPLGVVAAVRQNSWLDTTAIFSSIVGISAPSFFMGIIIAYVFGFVLTKYTGLHITGNWFDIDPVTGHRTLTLKNLILPALTLGIRPLAIITQLTRSSMLDVLDQDYIRTAYAKGLKKRAVIWKHALKNALNPVITAVTGWFAELLAGAFFVEYIFGWQGIGKVTVDALDKLDYPVVMGSVLISAAFFVLMNIVADVLYGVFDPRVRR
- a CDS encoding DUF721 domain-containing protein, producing the protein MAEYSMGEALNEFLNKSRIKGDIQALRIDAIWEEIMGKTIARYTDKLQIIGERLIISTTVAPLKNELLYQRDKIIRRVNEALGQNVIKEVVIK